A DNA window from Helianthus annuus cultivar XRQ/B chromosome 15, HanXRQr2.0-SUNRISE, whole genome shotgun sequence contains the following coding sequences:
- the LOC110913252 gene encoding extensin-2-like, with protein sequence MPPRFFRRRGRGKGPITAPNNNEAGPSNARAPSTMESDDPRQNRRNLFEPARRSVSHSSTPPNPYGPQPDYEPNNPQPSYIPLQRSLSHNSFDDRDEDTDPVEPASGTPNHLIEISDGSSFHGSPYVGPDSFQAMFTRHEWYYTPPRHTSPQQQQQQQQDPSEDPRFVAVTPPPPPPPVQPAPPQPPRRRRTGARISARTGDFHFSSPLQSSGSHYPPHQEDPQMGRPSHPVALQPPPMGFDNPIPAYTGSMAYNPFEQPVHTNYNYAEADPYVVAANYNTQGPYGDPWGVGYPTHGCKIPARPIIRTQSQPPRFSPPEREEILQRLDYVEREFHRERRERQTFFQGLTSLIKGKSKKDH encoded by the exons ATGCCGCCAAGATTCTTCAGGAgaagaggaagaggcaaggggCCAATCACCGCCCCCAATAATAATGAAGCTGGACCGTCGAATGCGCGAGCTCCATCTACCATGGAGAGTGACGATCCGCGGCAGAAccggaggaacctctttgagccggCTAGACGGTCGGTCTCACACAGTTCAACACCTCCTAACCCTTATGGGCCACAACCAGATTATGAGCCCAACAACCCTCAACCTTCATACATACCATTACAGCGATCCTTATCGCACAACTCTTTCG ACGACAgggacgaggatacggaccctgTCGAGCCTGCCAGTGGCACACCAAACCACCTGATAGAGATCTCGGATGGATCTTCCTTCCACGGATCACCCTATGTTGGTCCAGATAGCTTTCAAGCTATGTTTACCAGGCACGAATGGTACTATACGCCTCCTCGCCATACAtcgcctcagcagcagcaacaacagcaacaagatCCCTCTGAGGATCCAAGGtttgtggcagtcacgccaccacctccgccgccaccagttcaaccggCACCCCCGCAaccaccaaggcgtaggagaaccgGAGCGCGCATATCTGCGCGAACAGGAGACTTTCATTTTAGTTCTCCACTCCAATCAagtggcagccactacccgccacatCAAGAAGATCCGCAAATGGGTAGGCCTTCACACCCAGTTGCACTACAACCACCGCctatgggttttgataacccaattccgGCATACACGGGTTCCAtggcgtacaacccgtttgagcagccagtACACACCAACTACAATTACGCCGAAGCCGATCcgtacgtggtagcggctaactATAACACCCAAGGACCCTATGGAGATCCATGGGGAGTAGGGTACCCAACTCATGGGTGCAAGATACCTGCAAGACCTATTATACGGACACAATCGCAACCACCAAGGTTCTCTCCACCTGAGCGTGAAGAAATTCTGCAAAGGTTGGACTATGTAGAGCGAGAATTTCACAGGGAGCGAAGGGAGCGACAAACGTTCTTCCAAGGATTGACAAGCTTGATCAAAGGAAAGAGCAAGAAGGACCACTGA